CCCAGCCGTTGGCACGTGCCCAGCAGAAAGCAGGATGGTCGGTGCTGCTTTCCACCCAACCGTGGCGATACAGTCCTTTTTCAGGAATAAACATACGGTCGGCAAATTGCAGGAATTGTCTTACTGCTTCTGCCAAGTATTTCTCCTTTTGAGCCTTATCATAGCAGCTCATCTGCGCTACTGCGGGGATTCCCATAAACATATCATCCAGCCAGAGCGTATTGTGCTGTGGGCGATTACGGGCAAAAGTTCCGTCCGCCAGACGGTATTCCTTGTTTATGATAAAGTCGAAATAGTTGTCAATCAAGCCGTCTACAGGAAGCGAACCGTCTTTCAGACGGACTTTTATCATGGCTGCGCATACCGCTCCTGCATCATCCAGTGCATGAGGAGTAAGGATTTGCAACAGTTGGGGGTCGGTTGTCCCTTTCTCTTGGTACACTCGCTTGAAATGTGGCGCTACTTCCGCCAGAAAGCGGAAACGGTTCTGTACATAGTTCATATAACGCTGGTCGCCGGTAGCTTCGGTTGCCGCTATCAAGGCGGAATAGGTCACTCCCCATTCGTAGCTTGCCAGACGGAAAGCACCGCGTTCCAGTTGCGCTTCCTCTCCCATGGCAGTATAATCGGTTATCAGTTTTCCTGTGTTCTTGTCTACTACACGGGCGGGAGTCTCCTTATCTATATAGGCAAACACACGGTCTACGTCTTTCTTCACCTGTTCGGGGGTCAAGTCACCGTAAGTACCCTGATAGGCAGGTTGCAGCAAATGCAAAGGTA
This portion of the Bacteroides acidifaciens genome encodes:
- a CDS encoding glycoside hydrolase family 105 protein; translation: MNIRIIAIASLLIALPVSAQKKKTVVNDSNIPLHLLQPAYQGTYGDLTPEQVKKDVDRVFAYIDKETPARVVDKNTGKLITDYTAMGEEAQLERGAFRLASYEWGVTYSALIAATEATGDQRYMNYVQNRFRFLAEVAPHFKRVYQEKGTTDPQLLQILTPHALDDAGAVCAAMIKVRLKDGSLPVDGLIDNYFDFIINKEYRLADGTFARNRPQHNTLWLDDMFMGIPAVAQMSCYDKAQKEKYLAEAVRQFLQFADRMFIPEKGLYRHGWVESSTDHPAFCWARANGWAMLTACELLDVLPENYPQRAKVMDYFRAHVRGVTALQSGEGLWPQLLDRNDSYLETSATAIYVYCLAHAINKGWIDAIAYGPVAHLGWHAVAGKINAEGQVEGTCVGTGMAFDPAFYYYRPVNVYAAHGYGPVLWAGAEMIRLLKNQYPQINDSAVQYYQVKQKTTAPIFAVDTEDTK